The following DNA comes from Bradyrhizobium sp. SK17.
ATGATCAGCCACGACCTCGGTGTGGTCGAACATATGAGCGACAGGGTCGCGGTGATGTATCTCGGCCGCATCGTGGAGACCGGCGGCTGGCGCGACATCTTCGAGCGACCGGCGCATCCATATACGCAAACCCTGATCGCCGCGATCCCTGATCCGCTGCGCCGGGCGCCGCTCGCGACCACGAAGGGCGAGCTCCCCAATCCGCTCGATCCACCGGACGGATGCGCATTCAGTCCGCGCTGTCGCCATGCCGAAGCGGCCTGTCAACACGAGCCCCGGCCGTCGCTTGAAACGCGTCCGGACGGCCACGCGGTCCGGTGCTGGCGTGCCGACGAGATCGCCGGTCGGGCGCGCTGACTTCATCGCGCACCGGTTCGCAGCGGAGCCATCCGGTAACAGCACGGACGCCCGCGTCCCCGTTCAGCTCACCTCGACCGGGCATCCGCAGATCACGCCCACCGCCTTCCGCGCAACCTCGCGCAGTTCGGCGCGGCGGGCGCCGGCACGGGCGCGAATGGCAATGCTGTGCATGGTCGCAGACGCGAGGATCGCCAGCGCTGCGGGATCGGCGTCGGGCTCGAGTTCGCCCCGCTCGCGCGCGGTCTGGAAACGTGCCTCGAAGTCGGCGTCGATCGCATGGAGGCCCCGCGCAACATTGCTCCGGATCGCGGCATCTTCAACCGATTCAACGACGGCAGTACCGAGCACAAAACATCCCCGTGCGCTGCCTCTGCCGGAAAAATAGATCGACAGCGCGGCATCGTAGGCCAGCATCAGCGCTTCGGCCAGCGGACGGTCCTCCCCCAGCGCTTCGCGCGTCGCGGCCAGGCTGATCTCCCAATAGCGGTCCAGCGCTTCGAGATAGAGCGCATGCTTGTTGCCGAAGGCGGCGTACAGACTCGGCGGATTCATGCCGGTCGCGGCAGCGATGCTGTCCAGCGAGGTGCCGGAGTAACCGGACCTCCAGAACGTTTCGGTCGCCTGCTTCAGTGCCGCCTGTGCGTCATAGGCCTTCGGCCGCCCTCGGCGGGCCGGACCTGGATTGCCGTCTTTTCCTGCCATAGCGCA
Coding sequences within:
- a CDS encoding TetR/AcrR family transcriptional regulator, which produces MGDARGNQGVCAMAGKDGNPGPARRGRPKAYDAQAALKQATETFWRSGYSGTSLDSIAAATGMNPPSLYAAFGNKHALYLEALDRYWEISLAATREALGEDRPLAEALMLAYDAALSIYFSGRGSARGCFVLGTAVVESVEDAAIRSNVARGLHAIDADFEARFQTARERGELEPDADPAALAILASATMHSIAIRARAGARRAELREVARKAVGVICGCPVEVS